The Scomber scombrus chromosome 5, fScoSco1.1, whole genome shotgun sequence genome window below encodes:
- the LOC133980713 gene encoding synapse differentiation-inducing gene protein 1-like — MESGQVRTVAPSYLGWSIFNTLCCCLPLGVAAIVCSCRVQNATALGDSTRAADASRTAKMLNVIGLVCGIILIIIIVAIQATSKH; from the exons ATGGAATCAGGCCAGGTCCGTACTGTTGCTCCATCCTACCTAGGATGGTCAATCTTCAACACTTTATGCTGCTGTCTGCCTCTTGGGGTTGCAGCTATCGTCTGCTCCTGCAGG gtacAAAATGCTACTGCCCTCGGGGACTCAACCAGAGCTGCTGATGCATCCAGGACAGCCAAGATGCTAAACGTCATCGGACTTGTCTGTGGAATAATTTTGATCATCATTATTGTTGCAATCCAAGCCACTTCAAAACACTGA